Proteins from a single region of Gemmatimonadaceae bacterium:
- a CDS encoding NAD-dependent succinate-semialdehyde dehydrogenase, producing the protein MAIRTINPATGEQLREFSALSADDIDAKLARAAQARLTWARTPVAERARIVRRAGDLLEKRKDQYGRLMTLEMGKTLRSAVEEAAKCGLGCRYYADHAEAFLADEPIDITGETGYVAFQPLGVVLAIMPWNFPFWQVIRFAAPALCAGNVGLLKHASNVPQCALALEALFRDAGAPDGVFQTLLIGSETIPALLDDERIVAATLTGSEHAGSEVAARAGQRIKKTVLELGGSDPFIVMPSADIERAATTAVKARTINNGQSCIAAKRFVLHEQIYEEFCELFVQYTKALVVGDPMDEKTDVGPLATDQIRKDLDQQVKESVRRGAKVLTGGRPRSGTGFYYEPTVLVEVPADSPAYREEVFGPVAALIRARDIDDAIRIANSTRFGLGASAWTTEGAEARKFALELQAGSVFINGMVASDPRFPFGGVKASGYGRELSKFGLREFVNIKTVRMAGPGKADLGLTG; encoded by the coding sequence ATGGCAATTCGGACGATCAATCCGGCAACCGGCGAGCAGTTGCGCGAATTCAGCGCGCTTTCCGCCGACGACATCGATGCGAAGCTCGCGCGAGCGGCGCAGGCGCGCCTAACGTGGGCGCGAACGCCCGTGGCCGAGCGCGCGCGGATCGTCCGACGCGCCGGGGATCTCCTGGAGAAACGCAAGGATCAATACGGCCGTTTGATGACACTCGAGATGGGCAAGACGTTGCGTTCCGCCGTCGAGGAGGCGGCGAAATGTGGCCTCGGCTGTCGCTACTATGCGGACCACGCGGAAGCATTCCTCGCCGACGAGCCGATCGACATCACAGGCGAAACCGGATACGTCGCGTTTCAGCCGCTCGGCGTCGTGCTCGCGATCATGCCATGGAATTTTCCATTCTGGCAGGTAATTCGCTTCGCGGCGCCGGCGCTCTGCGCCGGCAACGTTGGGCTCCTGAAGCACGCGTCGAATGTCCCGCAGTGCGCACTCGCCCTCGAGGCCCTCTTTCGTGATGCAGGTGCGCCCGATGGAGTCTTTCAGACTTTGCTCATCGGATCCGAGACGATTCCAGCGCTGCTCGACGACGAGCGCATCGTTGCCGCCACCCTCACGGGCAGCGAGCACGCTGGCAGCGAGGTCGCGGCGCGCGCTGGACAACGCATCAAGAAAACCGTGCTCGAGCTCGGAGGCAGCGATCCCTTCATCGTCATGCCGAGTGCCGACATCGAGCGCGCGGCGACAACGGCGGTGAAAGCACGAACGATCAACAACGGACAGTCGTGCATCGCCGCGAAGCGGTTTGTCTTGCACGAACAGATCTACGAAGAGTTCTGCGAGCTGTTCGTACAGTACACTAAAGCGCTGGTCGTGGGCGACCCGATGGATGAGAAAACGGATGTCGGGCCACTGGCGACCGATCAGATCCGGAAAGATCTCGATCAGCAGGTGAAGGAGAGCGTCCGTCGCGGTGCAAAAGTGCTTACGGGTGGCCGGCCGAGATCGGGGACCGGCTTCTACTACGAACCGACTGTGCTTGTCGAGGTGCCCGCCGACTCACCCGCGTATCGCGAGGAAGTGTTCGGTCCCGTGGCTGCGCTCATCCGCGCGCGAGACATCGACGATGCCATCCGCATCGCAAACTCGACCCGTTTTGGACTCGGCGCGAGCGCGTGGACGACCGAGGGAGCCGAAGCGCGTAAGTTCGCTCTCGAGCTGCAGGCCGGAAGCGTATTCATCAACGGCATGGTGGCCTCCGATCCGCGCTTTCCGTTTGGTGGGGTGAAAGCCAGCGGCTATGGTCGCGAGTTGAGCAAGTTTGGATTGCGCGAGTTCGTGAATATCAAAACGGTGCGGATGGCGGGACCGGGAAAGGCTGATCTTGGGCTCACGGGATAG
- a CDS encoding serine/threonine-protein kinase, protein MKDGSSTDVYRVTHELPPHLSDWELPPGWTWGAEGLMSETRHYQEIIDALGRSLSLVSAPDPGHAAWLESEARHLAHRNHPAIPTTYHYWASFKESRRGPGYLRRWIAGETLGSRLKRGGADDTPTTLRIMREMGSALSYLHDSGSVHGSVSPDVVWMAPMARLWLMGWEWAVPIAEIPAGVQPDFRHLPVPNEWSDARWAPTAASDQWQLAATCFACLTGEPPPSKGIPPIHLLRPDTPQAVAMVIDRALSDDPEERFPSVASMLRAMDRVVGSRTMVMLAGDEPAVTEHESEEVRLRWALADDYEVLAAIGSGSFGSVWRVRDLSLGREVALKLLHPHVSRDERAVSRFRREAKLAAQLAHPAIVPIYDWDSRGDVSWYTMELAEGGSVAELVARAGPRALTEIAPQVDFMLSGLAAAHAIGIVHRDLKPENILIDRYRRWRIADFGIAQAGGEERAGTSGTPAFAAPEQLLGEQQDAAVDCFSLAAIVAFTLSGEAPFGERDGRMILARELQGDVDLGRYPSDVADWLRRGLSPDPGERFADAIAMQSAWRDSVQLFFDREHRAPWWRRLIAGDTAGVVWTDEGA, encoded by the coding sequence ATGAAAGACGGATCCTCCACCGACGTTTATCGCGTCACGCACGAGCTGCCGCCGCACCTCAGCGACTGGGAGTTGCCGCCTGGCTGGACGTGGGGCGCGGAAGGATTGATGAGCGAGACGCGTCACTATCAGGAAATCATCGACGCGCTTGGCCGCTCGCTCTCACTCGTCAGCGCTCCCGATCCGGGCCATGCTGCCTGGCTCGAGAGTGAGGCGCGACACCTCGCGCATCGAAACCACCCGGCGATTCCGACCACATATCACTACTGGGCGTCATTCAAAGAGAGTCGCCGCGGGCCCGGTTACCTTCGACGCTGGATCGCTGGCGAGACGCTCGGTTCGCGATTGAAGCGCGGCGGTGCGGACGACACGCCGACGACGCTGCGCATCATGCGCGAGATGGGGTCGGCGCTGAGCTACCTCCACGACTCGGGTAGCGTTCACGGGAGCGTCTCACCCGACGTGGTCTGGATGGCGCCGATGGCAAGGCTGTGGCTCATGGGATGGGAGTGGGCCGTGCCGATCGCCGAGATTCCAGCGGGCGTGCAGCCGGATTTCCGCCATCTGCCGGTACCTAACGAGTGGAGTGATGCGCGCTGGGCGCCGACCGCGGCGAGCGACCAGTGGCAACTTGCCGCGACGTGCTTTGCGTGCCTAACGGGCGAGCCTCCTCCGTCAAAGGGCATCCCGCCGATCCACCTCCTGCGGCCGGACACGCCGCAGGCGGTCGCCATGGTGATCGATCGCGCGCTGAGCGACGATCCGGAGGAGCGCTTTCCCTCCGTTGCTTCGATGTTGCGCGCGATGGATCGAGTGGTTGGCAGCCGGACGATGGTCATGCTTGCCGGGGATGAGCCGGCTGTCACGGAGCATGAATCGGAAGAGGTGCGCCTGCGCTGGGCATTGGCCGACGACTATGAAGTGCTCGCGGCCATCGGATCCGGATCGTTCGGTTCCGTGTGGCGCGTTCGCGATCTGAGCCTCGGCCGCGAGGTCGCGCTCAAGCTGCTTCACCCACACGTCTCGCGCGACGAGCGGGCGGTCTCCCGCTTCCGCCGGGAGGCGAAGCTGGCGGCTCAGCTCGCGCACCCAGCAATCGTCCCGATCTACGATTGGGATAGCCGCGGCGATGTGTCATGGTACACGATGGAGCTCGCCGAAGGCGGATCGGTCGCCGAGCTCGTCGCGCGCGCCGGACCGCGCGCGCTCACGGAGATTGCGCCGCAGGTGGACTTCATGCTGAGCGGCCTAGCTGCCGCGCACGCGATTGGAATCGTTCATCGCGACCTGAAGCCCGAGAACATTCTCATCGACCGTTATCGGCGATGGCGCATTGCCGATTTCGGCATCGCACAAGCCGGGGGAGAAGAACGCGCCGGTACGAGCGGCACGCCGGCGTTCGCGGCTCCCGAACAACTCCTCGGCGAACAGCAGGACGCCGCCGTCGACTGTTTCTCGCTCGCGGCCATCGTTGCGTTCACGCTGAGCGGTGAGGCGCCGTTCGGCGAGCGCGACGGTCGCATGATTCTCGCCCGCGAGCTTCAGGGTGACGTCGACCTCGGCCGCTACCCGTCCGACGTCGCCGATTGGCTGCGACGTGGTCTCTCGCCCGATCCCGGCGAGCGATTTGCGGATGCGATCGCGATGCAGAGTGCCTGGCGCGACAGCGTGCAATTGTTCTTCGATCGCGAGCATCGCGCCCCGTGGTGGCGGCGGCTGATCGCCGGTGACACGGCAGGGGTCGTGTGGACGGACGAGGGTGCGTGA
- a CDS encoding BlaI/MecI/CopY family transcriptional regulator: MAHDDGIHLSRRERQIMDHLFRVGRATSADVLAGMPDPPSYSAVRAMLRTLEDKGHVRHEEEGRAYVYLPTTRRESARRSALTHLLRTFFDNSAEQAMAALLDLKGTKMSEAELDRMVERIEVAKREGR; this comes from the coding sequence ATGGCGCACGACGACGGGATCCACCTCAGCCGGCGCGAGCGGCAGATCATGGATCATCTTTTTCGGGTCGGCCGCGCGACGTCTGCCGACGTTCTCGCGGGAATGCCCGATCCGCCCAGCTATTCTGCCGTCCGTGCGATGTTGCGGACGCTCGAGGACAAGGGTCACGTTAGGCACGAGGAGGAAGGGCGTGCCTACGTCTACCTCCCGACGACGCGCCGAGAGAGCGCCCGCCGTTCGGCGCTCACGCACCTGTTGCGCACCTTCTTTGACAATTCCGCGGAGCAGGCGATGGCCGCGTTGCTCGACCTCAAGGGAACGAAGATGAGTGAAGCCGAGCTTGATCGCATGGTGGAGCGGATCGAGGTAGCCAAGAGGGAGGGGCGGTAG